From one bacterium genomic stretch:
- a CDS encoding type II toxin-antitoxin system PemK/MazF family toxin, whose product MASTTTYRQGQVVVVEVPFSNHSGAKPRPALIVSTEEFHKGLPDVMACPISSQPRYYRRPGQGDCPVREWQAVGLRHPSTVRVSKLLSVDKRIIRRVLGRLSRQDFARVEAVLRQALDLG is encoded by the coding sequence ATGGCCTCTACGACTACCTATAGACAAGGTCAAGTTGTGGTTGTGGAGGTTCCCTTTTCAAATCACTCCGGCGCGAAACCCCGTCCCGCACTGATCGTCAGCACCGAGGAGTTCCACAAGGGCCTTCCGGACGTGATGGCCTGTCCCATCAGCAGCCAGCCGCGGTACTATCGGCGCCCCGGGCAGGGCGACTGCCCTGTTCGAGAGTGGCAGGCCGTTGGACTCCGGCACCCCAGTACCGTTCGGGTCTCCAAGCTGCTCTCCGTTGACAAGCGGATCATTCGGAGGGTCCTGGGGCGTCTATCCCGGCAGGACTTCGCGCGGGTGGAGGCAGTGCTGCGGCAGGCCCTCGACCTCGGATAG
- a CDS encoding type II toxin-antitoxin system Phd/YefM family antitoxin, translated as MRFASVAEVKNQFSMYLARARRTKEPIVVTHYGKPCALIQAITEPDLEGLGWSQLAEARLREAWEGEDDGLYDYL; from the coding sequence ATGCGATTCGCCAGCGTAGCGGAGGTCAAGAACCAGTTCTCTATGTATCTGGCCCGGGCCAGGAGGACGAAGGAGCCGATTGTTGTGACCCACTACGGCAAGCCGTGCGCCCTGATCCAGGCGATCACGGAGCCGGATCTGGAGGGCCTGGGGTGGAGCCAACTCGCCGAAGCTCGTCTCCGGGAGGCCTGGGAAGGGGAGGACGATGGCCTCTACGACTACCTATAG
- the pyrR gene encoding bifunctional pyr operon transcriptional regulator/uracil phosphoribosyltransferase PyrR: MSPPMREKARVLDAESIRRAVVRMAHEILERNKSPERLVLLGIRTRGVHLAARLADAIGTIEGVRPPSGDLDVARYRDDRPADDSQVTQTATIPFPVAGCNVVLADDVLFTGRTARAAMDALIDLGRPASIQLAVLVDRGHRELPIRPDYVGKNVPTSARERVAVRLVETDGRDEVVIEEPEGVGEG; encoded by the coding sequence ATGAGCCCGCCGATGCGCGAGAAGGCCCGCGTGCTGGACGCCGAGAGCATACGGCGGGCCGTGGTGCGAATGGCCCACGAGATACTGGAGCGCAACAAGTCCCCCGAGCGCCTCGTGCTGCTGGGCATCCGCACCCGCGGCGTGCATCTTGCCGCGCGCCTGGCCGACGCCATCGGGACGATCGAGGGCGTGCGGCCGCCGTCCGGGGATCTCGATGTTGCGCGGTACCGGGACGACCGGCCCGCGGATGACAGTCAGGTCACGCAGACGGCTACGATTCCGTTCCCGGTGGCCGGCTGCAATGTCGTGCTGGCGGACGACGTGCTGTTCACCGGGCGGACCGCACGGGCGGCGATGGACGCGCTGATTGACCTGGGCAGGCCGGCCAGCATCCAACTGGCGGTGCTGGTGGACCGCGGCCACCGCGAGCTGCCGATCCGGCCGGACTATGTCGGTAAGAACGTGCCGACGAGCGCGCGGGAGCGCGTCGCGGTGCGGCTGGTGGAGACGGACGGCAGGGACGAGGTGGTGATTGAAGAGCCGGAAGGGGTCGGGGAGGGCTAG
- a CDS encoding RluA family pseudouridine synthase, with protein MPPAAPGSIGRHVFLVEASAAGRRLDIYLAERMPEVSRARLQALIAAGHVVVVGAGTSGGAETSPGRTRPADRVRTGDRVEVVIPPVVPTALKPEPIPLAVAYEDEHLLVVDKPAGMTVHPGAGRQTGTLVHAVLAHCPDMAGIGGEHRPGIVHRLDKDTSGLLVVAKNDSALRRLQAELQARRIRREYLALVHGSVARSEGTVDAPIGRDPRHRTRMAVVASGRQAVTHYRVTERFPRATLLEVRLETGRTHQIRVHCAHIGHPVVGDPVYARRPNPWGMRRQALHARRLVFAHPVSGHEMTFEAPLPTDLEAALGLLRIAVGDPGGVR; from the coding sequence GTGCCACCGGCCGCCCCGGGTTCCATCGGGCGGCACGTGTTTCTCGTCGAGGCGTCGGCCGCGGGCCGGCGTCTCGACATCTATCTGGCGGAGCGGATGCCCGAGGTGTCCCGCGCGCGCCTTCAGGCGCTCATTGCCGCCGGGCATGTCGTCGTAGTCGGGGCAGGGACCTCTGGTGGGGCGGAGACCTCGCCGGGTCGCACACGACCGGCGGACCGGGTGCGCACGGGCGACCGGGTCGAGGTCGTGATCCCGCCGGTCGTCCCCACGGCCCTGAAGCCCGAGCCCATCCCTCTCGCGGTTGCCTACGAGGACGAGCACCTGCTGGTCGTGGACAAGCCGGCCGGCATGACGGTCCATCCCGGCGCAGGTCGGCAGACCGGCACGCTGGTCCACGCCGTGCTGGCCCACTGTCCTGACATGGCCGGGATCGGCGGCGAGCACCGGCCCGGGATCGTGCACCGGCTGGACAAGGACACCTCAGGGCTGCTGGTCGTGGCCAAGAACGATTCCGCGCTACGACGCCTCCAGGCCGAGCTCCAGGCCCGGCGCATCCGGCGTGAGTACCTGGCCCTGGTGCACGGCAGTGTGGCGCGATCGGAGGGAACGGTGGACGCGCCGATCGGCCGTGACCCGCGACACCGCACGCGCATGGCCGTTGTGGCCTCGGGCCGGCAGGCCGTGACGCACTACCGGGTCACCGAGCGCTTTCCCAGGGCCACGCTGCTCGAGGTCCGGCTTGAGACCGGCCGGACCCACCAGATCCGGGTGCACTGCGCGCACATCGGCCACCCGGTCGTGGGCGATCCGGTCTATGCCAGGCGGCCCAACCCGTGGGGGATGCGGCGGCAGGCGCTGCACGCGCGCCGGCTTGTGTTTGCACATCCGGTTAGCGGGCACGAGATGACATTCGAAGCGCCGCTGCCCACGGACCTCGAGGCCGCCCTGGGGCTGCTGCGCATCGCGGTAGGAGATCCAGGAGGTGTGCGATGA
- a CDS encoding prolipoprotein diacylglyceryl transferase, with amino-acid sequence MRPILYDLWGIPISAFGVFLLLAFLVAISVGRGSAQRRLGVDPNWTLDLALYAIIAGIVGGRIGYIAANLGQFIVEPLKMVTIWRDGGLVYYGALAAALLLVRVAVRSKQISCAGLLDAFAPALVLGYGVAMIGALLHGLFAGRPTGVPWAIEMFLEQRHPTQIYLMLASVAILVILRAQRGRQLASGALFVLALFLQAVARFAVDFFVEGPAVIGPLTAGQLASGAVVLVTAVLLVRLQRQAPVIPPEPAAEAPA; translated from the coding sequence GTGCGGCCGATCCTGTACGATCTGTGGGGCATCCCGATCTCGGCGTTTGGTGTCTTCCTGTTGCTGGCGTTTCTGGTGGCGATCAGCGTGGGCCGCGGCAGCGCCCAGCGGCGGCTTGGGGTCGACCCGAACTGGACGTTGGACCTTGCGCTATACGCGATCATCGCCGGGATCGTGGGCGGCCGCATAGGGTACATAGCCGCCAACCTCGGCCAGTTCATCGTAGAGCCCCTGAAGATGGTCACGATTTGGCGCGACGGCGGGCTGGTCTATTACGGTGCGCTGGCCGCGGCCCTGCTGCTGGTTCGGGTAGCCGTCCGGAGCAAGCAGATCTCGTGTGCAGGCCTGCTGGACGCCTTCGCGCCCGCGCTTGTGCTGGGCTACGGCGTCGCCATGATCGGCGCGCTCCTGCACGGCCTGTTTGCAGGCAGGCCGACAGGGGTTCCCTGGGCCATCGAGATGTTCCTGGAGCAGCGGCACCCGACGCAGATCTACCTGATGCTGGCATCGGTGGCGATCCTGGTTATCCTGCGGGCTCAACGCGGACGGCAACTCGCCTCCGGGGCCCTGTTTGTGCTGGCGCTCTTCCTGCAGGCGGTGGCCCGGTTCGCGGTGGACTTCTTCGTCGAGGGGCCCGCGGTGATCGGCCCGCTGACCGCCGGTCAACTGGCCAGCGGCGCCGTCGTGCTGGTGACCGCGGTCCTACTGGTTCGGTTGCAGCGTCAGGCGCCGGTCATCCCGCCTGAACCTGCGGCCGAGGCGCCGGCGTAG
- the lspA gene encoding signal peptidase II has translation MLFGAALLVAAADQGVKALVVRALPASASIPVLPGVLSITHVQNPGVAFGLLSGISPVASALVALTLFFLVLYNRGRWLVTRAAGGGFALMAGGACGNLLDRARLGHVVDYLDLHVWPVFNLADVAIVVGAGLLLLVTAREGRQAQSRR, from the coding sequence GTGCTCTTCGGCGCCGCGCTGCTGGTGGCCGCGGCCGACCAGGGGGTCAAAGCGCTGGTCGTGCGCGCCCTTCCTGCTTCGGCCAGCATTCCCGTTCTCCCAGGAGTGCTCAGCATAACCCACGTGCAGAATCCCGGCGTGGCGTTCGGCCTCCTCAGTGGGATATCGCCGGTCGCATCAGCGCTCGTCGCCTTGACCCTGTTCTTCCTGGTTCTCTACAATAGAGGCCGCTGGCTCGTGACCCGTGCCGCGGGCGGCGGCTTCGCGCTGATGGCAGGCGGTGCCTGCGGCAACCTGCTCGACCGCGCGCGGCTGGGGCATGTGGTAGACTACCTTGACCTGCACGTCTGGCCGGTGTTCAACCTGGCCGATGTGGCAATCGTTGTTGGCGCCGGGCTCCTGTTGCTGGTGACGGCACGCGAGGGCCGGCAGGCGCAATCCCGGAGGTGA
- a CDS encoding TraR/DksA C4-type zinc finger protein has protein sequence MATKPAGRPKKNPGRTAKAGARKSPVRPSVSRGTRQKPARPLTRREVEDLRRFLEAERVRLSEELKAIEERLPEVEQVGLDSGGSYDEDLVDVASDTFEREKGLAIENSVHQLLRQVEEALVRVEGGSYGICQMCEQPIHPDRLHALPYALLCIRCKEREERSAPR, from the coding sequence ATGGCCACCAAGCCTGCCGGCCGGCCGAAGAAGAACCCGGGGCGGACTGCAAAGGCCGGGGCGCGCAAGAGCCCGGTGCGGCCCAGCGTGTCACGCGGCACCAGGCAGAAGCCGGCCCGACCCCTCACCCGGCGAGAGGTGGAGGATCTCCGCCGCTTTCTCGAGGCCGAGCGGGTGCGCCTGAGCGAGGAGCTGAAAGCGATCGAGGAGCGCCTGCCCGAGGTTGAGCAGGTGGGATTGGACTCCGGCGGCAGCTACGACGAGGATCTGGTAGATGTCGCGAGCGACACCTTTGAGCGCGAGAAGGGACTCGCGATAGAGAACAGCGTGCATCAACTACTGCGCCAGGTCGAGGAGGCCCTAGTTCGCGTCGAGGGAGGATCCTACGGGATCTGCCAGATGTGCGAACAGCCCATCCACCCCGACCGCCTGCACGCCCTGCCCTACGCCCTGCTCTGCATCCGGTGCAAGGAGCGCGAGGAACGATCGGCCCCCCGGTAG
- the ileS gene encoding isoleucine--tRNA ligase, whose amino-acid sequence MPRFAAVSSKTDFPALEREIQDWWREQGILTRYLGRNENSPRRFSFLDGPITANNPMGIHHAWGRTYKDLFQRYKTMRGFRQRYQNGFDGQGLWVEVEVERELGFRTKRDIEVYGIAPFVEQCKARVQRFADLITQQSLRLGYWMDWDHSYHTLSDDNNYTIWHFLKRCWERGMIHKGHDVMPWCPRCSTGISEHEIVTEGYRELTHPGMTVRLPLVDEPGRSLLVWTTTPWTLTSNVAAAVHPDLTYARVRQGDEEYYLCEGALGILSGPYETVEAVPGAALVGRRYRGPFDDLPAQAGVEHRVVAWREVSAEEGTGIVHIAPGCGAEDFALGKEHGLPVLAPLDEFGVFAGPYGWLEGKPVYEVAGPIEAHLRAGGLLYRVEPYTHRYPVCWRCGSELVFRLVDEWFIAMDPVREAMMDVTRQIRWIPSFGLEREIDWLRNMHDWMISKKRYYGLALPIYECGACGKFEVIGSHEELRARAVEGWEAFEGHSPHRPWVDAVRIACASCGAIVSRITDVGNPWLDAGIVSFSTLTDRNTGGVSYVGDQRYWRDWFPAHFITEAFPGQYRNWFYSLLVMSTVLENRPPFEVCLGHAMVRGEDGREMHKSWGNAIAFEEAADKIGADVARWVFAAQNPAANVNFGYGPAGEVRRRFILPWWNVYAFFVTYASLETLDFAAMLESPPPPGLLDRWILSRLARLVATVRERLDEFDPASACRAAEAFVEELSTWYVRRSRRRFWKSEDDADKRAAYHTLYVVLRALARTLAPFVPFLTEAMHQNLVRTVEAGAPESVHLCDYPESDPSLLDADLEAAMAVVRGLVSLGRAARGAAKIRVRQPLSAVLIASRDRNLIERPELIELLADELNVKAVRFVEDASTYVRHEVKPRFDRLGPKHGGRVQAVAAALRALPPEAAAATLASGAGLTLQVEGEPLVVEPDEVEVRLHTAPGYAAEAAGGQVVILETAVGPELAREGQARELVHHVQQLRKEEGLDVSDRIVLYLEGGPELEELLAAHGQYVRAETLTQEVVHVVPATVPAREVRLDGLSIRMAVARFT is encoded by the coding sequence ATGCCGCGTTTTGCCGCTGTGTCTTCGAAGACGGACTTCCCCGCGCTCGAGCGGGAGATCCAGGATTGGTGGCGCGAGCAGGGGATCCTGACGCGCTACCTCGGCCGCAACGAGAACTCGCCGCGCCGCTTCTCGTTCCTGGACGGCCCAATCACCGCCAACAACCCGATGGGCATACACCACGCCTGGGGCAGGACCTACAAGGACCTGTTCCAGCGCTACAAGACGATGCGGGGGTTTAGGCAACGCTACCAGAACGGCTTCGACGGCCAGGGCCTGTGGGTGGAGGTGGAGGTCGAGCGCGAGCTGGGCTTCCGCACCAAGCGCGACATCGAGGTCTACGGAATCGCGCCGTTCGTCGAGCAGTGCAAGGCCCGCGTGCAGCGCTTCGCCGACCTGATCACCCAGCAGTCCCTACGGCTGGGCTACTGGATGGACTGGGATCACTCCTACCACACGCTTTCGGACGACAACAACTACACGATCTGGCACTTTCTCAAGAGGTGCTGGGAGCGCGGGATGATTCACAAGGGCCACGACGTGATGCCATGGTGCCCGCGCTGCAGCACCGGGATCTCGGAGCACGAGATCGTGACGGAGGGCTACCGTGAGCTGACGCATCCGGGGATGACGGTAAGACTTCCGCTGGTGGACGAGCCCGGACGGTCGCTGCTCGTGTGGACCACGACGCCCTGGACGCTCACCAGCAACGTCGCCGCCGCGGTCCATCCCGATCTGACGTACGCGCGCGTCAGGCAGGGGGACGAGGAGTACTACCTCTGCGAGGGCGCGCTCGGCATCCTCTCAGGCCCGTACGAAACCGTCGAGGCGGTGCCCGGGGCCGCCCTGGTGGGCCGGCGTTACCGCGGTCCGTTCGACGATCTGCCGGCGCAGGCAGGGGTGGAGCACCGGGTGGTCGCCTGGCGCGAGGTCAGCGCCGAGGAAGGCACCGGCATCGTTCACATCGCGCCGGGATGTGGCGCCGAGGACTTCGCCCTGGGCAAGGAGCACGGTCTGCCGGTCCTGGCTCCGCTGGACGAGTTCGGGGTATTCGCAGGGCCCTACGGCTGGTTGGAGGGGAAGCCGGTCTACGAGGTCGCCGGGCCGATCGAGGCCCATCTGCGCGCGGGCGGCCTGCTCTACCGCGTCGAGCCCTACACCCACCGGTATCCGGTGTGCTGGCGCTGCGGGAGCGAGCTGGTATTCCGCCTGGTGGACGAGTGGTTCATCGCCATGGATCCTGTGCGCGAGGCCATGATGGATGTGACCCGGCAGATCCGCTGGATCCCTTCCTTCGGGTTGGAACGCGAGATTGACTGGCTGCGCAACATGCACGACTGGATGATCAGCAAGAAACGCTACTATGGACTGGCCCTTCCGATTTACGAATGTGGGGCCTGCGGCAAGTTCGAGGTCATCGGTTCGCACGAGGAGCTGCGCGCTCGGGCGGTGGAGGGGTGGGAGGCGTTCGAGGGCCACTCCCCGCACCGGCCTTGGGTGGATGCGGTGCGGATCGCATGTGCCTCCTGCGGGGCGATTGTCTCCCGCATCACGGACGTGGGCAATCCATGGCTGGACGCCGGCATCGTGTCATTCTCAACGCTCACCGATCGCAACACCGGCGGGGTCTCCTACGTGGGCGATCAGCGGTACTGGCGCGACTGGTTCCCGGCCCACTTCATCACCGAGGCGTTTCCCGGGCAGTACCGCAACTGGTTCTACTCACTGCTCGTGATGAGCACCGTGCTCGAGAACCGACCGCCCTTCGAGGTGTGCCTGGGCCATGCCATGGTCCGCGGCGAGGACGGCCGCGAGATGCACAAGTCGTGGGGCAACGCCATCGCGTTCGAGGAGGCCGCCGACAAGATTGGTGCTGATGTCGCGCGCTGGGTGTTTGCGGCGCAGAACCCTGCCGCGAACGTTAACTTTGGGTACGGGCCCGCCGGTGAGGTCCGCCGCCGGTTCATCCTACCCTGGTGGAACGTCTATGCTTTCTTCGTGACCTACGCTTCGCTGGAGACCCTCGATTTCGCCGCGATGCTGGAATCGCCTCCGCCGCCGGGCCTGCTCGACCGATGGATCCTCTCCCGGCTGGCGCGTTTGGTGGCAACGGTGCGCGAGCGGCTGGACGAGTTCGATCCCGCGAGCGCGTGCCGCGCGGCGGAGGCGTTCGTGGAAGAGCTGTCCACCTGGTACGTTCGCCGCAGCCGCCGGCGGTTCTGGAAGAGCGAGGACGACGCGGACAAGCGCGCGGCCTACCACACGCTGTACGTGGTGTTGCGCGCGCTGGCGCGGACCCTGGCGCCGTTCGTCCCATTTCTTACCGAGGCCATGCACCAGAACCTCGTCCGCACCGTGGAGGCGGGCGCGCCCGAGAGCGTGCACCTGTGCGACTACCCCGAGAGCGATCCGTCTCTCCTGGACGCCGATCTGGAGGCCGCGATGGCCGTTGTGCGCGGCCTCGTCAGTCTGGGGAGGGCGGCGCGCGGCGCCGCGAAGATCCGCGTGCGCCAGCCGCTCTCCGCGGTCCTGATCGCATCGCGCGACCGGAACCTGATTGAGCGGCCCGAGCTGATCGAGCTGCTGGCGGATGAGCTCAACGTCAAAGCGGTCCGCTTCGTTGAAGATGCTTCGACCTATGTGCGGCACGAGGTCAAGCCGCGGTTCGACCGGCTGGGCCCCAAGCACGGCGGCAGGGTGCAGGCGGTGGCCGCGGCCCTGCGGGCATTGCCGCCAGAGGCCGCGGCCGCGACGCTGGCCTCAGGAGCTGGGCTCACGCTCCAGGTCGAAGGCGAGCCCCTGGTTGTGGAGCCGGACGAGGTGGAGGTCAGACTGCACACGGCGCCGGGGTACGCGGCGGAGGCGGCCGGCGGCCAGGTCGTCATCCTTGAGACCGCCGTGGGTCCGGAGCTGGCGCGGGAAGGCCAGGCGCGCGAGCTGGTGCATCACGTCCAGCAGCTCCGCAAGGAAGAGGGCCTGGACGTCAGTGACAGGATCGTTCTGTATCTCGAAGGAGGTCCGGAACTCGAAGAACTGCTGGCAGCGCACGGGCAGTACGTCCGGGCCGAGACCCTCACGCAGGAGGTCGTACACGTAGTGCCGGCGACCGTGCCTGCCCGGGAGGTCCGGCTGGACGGCCTGAGCATCCGGATGGCGGTGGCTCGTTTCACATAG
- a CDS encoding glycosyltransferase family 4 protein yields the protein MKVCLYLEHSQDSSWSGGIRQAYENQVRALRAVGVSVTSDPSEPFDILDLHTIGPRSFYLADKYSGHRPVVIHGHTTAEDFANSFVMSDALAPMLGRLLTHYYNKADLLIAPSPYTEQVLRRHEVDRPIEVVSNGVDLRRFESLRRARSLGRGRYRLRGTVPYSVGLVLLRKGVDLFCETARLLPDLTFAWFGRIHKAVKPETLRVVETAPQNVRFTGYVDKVEETHASGDILFFPSAVENEGIAILEAAACGRPLVLRDSECFTGRFRNGVNCLMAKDPDGFASHLRRLTGDTDLARHLGEAARQFAAAHSLEQVGRRLAEIYARLS from the coding sequence GTGAAGGTCTGCCTCTACCTCGAGCACAGCCAGGACTCTTCCTGGAGCGGCGGCATCCGCCAGGCCTACGAGAACCAGGTGCGGGCGCTGCGGGCCGTCGGCGTTTCGGTCACGAGCGACCCTTCCGAGCCGTTTGACATCCTGGACCTGCACACGATCGGGCCGAGGTCGTTCTACCTGGCCGATAAGTACAGCGGTCACCGGCCGGTTGTGATCCACGGCCACACAACGGCCGAGGACTTCGCCAACTCCTTTGTCATGAGCGACGCGCTGGCCCCGATGTTGGGACGCCTGCTCACCCATTACTACAACAAGGCCGACCTCCTCATCGCACCATCGCCTTACACCGAGCAGGTACTGCGGCGGCACGAGGTGGACCGTCCTATCGAGGTGGTCAGCAACGGGGTGGACCTGCGCCGCTTCGAGTCGTTGCGCCGGGCCCGGTCGCTGGGGCGGGGCCGGTACCGCCTGCGGGGCACCGTGCCCTACTCGGTGGGACTGGTGCTGCTGCGCAAGGGGGTGGATTTGTTCTGCGAGACCGCGCGCCTTCTCCCTGACCTCACGTTCGCGTGGTTCGGCCGTATCCACAAAGCGGTGAAACCCGAAACGCTGCGCGTGGTAGAAACGGCTCCGCAGAACGTGCGGTTCACCGGCTATGTGGATAAGGTGGAGGAAACCCACGCATCCGGCGACATCCTCTTCTTCCCAAGCGCCGTGGAAAACGAAGGGATCGCGATCCTGGAGGCCGCGGCGTGCGGCCGCCCGCTGGTGCTGCGTGACTCCGAGTGCTTCACCGGCCGCTTCCGGAACGGCGTCAACTGTCTGATGGCCAAGGACCCAGACGGGTTCGCATCCCACCTGCGGCGCCTTACCGGTGACACCGACCTGGCGAGGCATCTGGGCGAGGCGGCGCGGCAGTTCGCCGCGGCGCACTCGCTTGAGCAGGTTGGGCGACGGCTCGCTGAGATCTACGCGCGGCTGTCGTAG
- a CDS encoding glycosyltransferase family 2 protein, with product MMRMRPATARHLVLATLAAGWIALVAVSITYRDALWFRYYVVDLVWLQYLFLVLAIFGGAVLLLGVATRRPSPGRWPVPPSVSIIIPAQNEVCVIEGSVRSACAQSYDGEIEVVVVDDHSTDGTLELLERLQTELPVKVVQTVPGSIGKAAALLVGIAQSRGTLLAVFDSDARLGPDVIAQMVPHLADPRTGAVQGRRLVHNPGRNWLTRVQADEYRVFQTLLQRARQAVGAFVCLAGNGLIVKREALEDVGGWNEEALTEDIDLSVRLALRGWEIRYCYEAQVWEEGVVGLRDLIRQRERWFEGALLCLGDYLPQILLGRVPLLRRVDMLFFLSGALLSALAVLTGYLYAMIGLVYEAVVYLQLPRAVMAAASGLLTAGMLTAITAEVGFSPWRLAGVLVRWTLFSFHTMVIVPLAIRRYVYGALTGARDWRKTSHEGARPQPYDSRA from the coding sequence ATGATGCGCATGCGGCCGGCCACCGCCCGCCACCTGGTGCTCGCCACCCTCGCTGCGGGCTGGATCGCCCTGGTGGCAGTGAGCATCACCTACAGGGATGCCCTTTGGTTCCGCTACTACGTCGTGGATCTCGTCTGGCTGCAGTACCTGTTCCTGGTGCTGGCCATCTTCGGGGGCGCCGTGCTGCTGCTCGGGGTGGCGACCCGCCGCCCCTCCCCCGGGAGGTGGCCCGTCCCTCCGTCGGTGAGCATCATCATCCCTGCCCAGAACGAGGTCTGCGTCATCGAGGGCTCGGTGCGCTCCGCCTGCGCACAGTCCTACGACGGCGAGATCGAGGTGGTCGTCGTGGACGATCACTCGACCGACGGCACGCTCGAGTTGCTCGAGCGCCTTCAGACCGAGCTGCCGGTCAAGGTGGTGCAGACGGTGCCGGGGAGCATCGGCAAGGCCGCGGCGTTGCTGGTCGGGATTGCGCAGAGCCGGGGCACGCTCCTGGCGGTCTTTGACTCCGACGCGCGGCTGGGCCCCGACGTGATCGCGCAGATGGTCCCGCACCTTGCCGATCCGCGCACCGGCGCCGTGCAGGGCCGCCGGCTGGTGCACAACCCCGGCCGCAACTGGCTGACGCGCGTGCAGGCAGACGAGTACCGCGTGTTCCAAACGCTGCTGCAGCGGGCGCGACAGGCCGTGGGCGCCTTCGTCTGCCTGGCCGGCAACGGCCTGATCGTGAAGCGCGAGGCCCTGGAGGATGTGGGCGGCTGGAACGAGGAGGCCCTGACCGAGGACATTGACCTCAGCGTGCGGCTGGCGCTGCGCGGGTGGGAGATCCGGTACTGCTACGAGGCGCAGGTGTGGGAGGAAGGGGTCGTCGGGCTGCGTGATCTCATACGGCAGCGCGAGCGGTGGTTCGAAGGCGCCCTGCTCTGTCTGGGCGACTACCTGCCACAGATTCTCCTCGGCCGGGTCCCACTGCTGCGGCGGGTGGACATGCTGTTCTTCCTCTCGGGAGCCCTGCTGAGCGCGCTGGCGGTTCTCACCGGCTACCTCTACGCGATGATCGGCCTCGTGTACGAGGCGGTTGTCTACCTCCAGCTCCCCCGCGCGGTAATGGCGGCCGCCTCAGGTCTGCTGACGGCCGGCATGCTCACCGCGATTACCGCTGAGGTAGGGTTTTCGCCGTGGCGTCTGGCCGGCGTTCTGGTGCGGTGGACCCTGTTCTCGTTCCACACGATGGTGATCGTGCCGTTGGCCATCCGCCGGTACGTCTACGGCGCGCTGACGGGCGCTCGGGACTGGCGCAAGACCAGCCACGAGGGCGCGCGCCCGCAGCCCTACGACAGCCGCGCGTAG
- the mtnA gene encoding S-methyl-5-thioribose-1-phosphate isomerase — MPETVWLDDRLVRLVDQTLLPHDVRVASCATPDEVAAAIRDLRVRGAPAIGVAAAYGVALAAACAAALPRADRSHAMEAAGAVLTAARPTAVNLRWAVERMLAKARAAQQEDGAAFAALLRREAEAIAEEDRAANKAIGRWGEALIRPGERILTYCHTGGLATAGYGTAFGILRAAHEAGKGIHVFACETRPVLQGARLTAWELLQYGIPSTLITDNAAGALMAGGALDRVIVGADRIAANGDVANKIGTYTLAVLARAHALPFIVAAPISTVDLACPDGAAIPIEERSAAEVTHFMGCSIAPEGIAVRNPAFDVTPHDLVTAIVTEAGVAAPPFDRSLAALAGAADGSG, encoded by the coding sequence ATGCCTGAGACCGTATGGCTGGATGACCGGCTGGTGCGTCTGGTGGACCAGACGCTGCTTCCCCACGATGTGCGGGTGGCTTCCTGCGCCACGCCCGATGAGGTGGCCGCTGCGATCCGGGATCTCCGCGTGCGTGGAGCTCCGGCGATCGGGGTGGCGGCGGCATACGGCGTCGCCCTGGCCGCGGCCTGCGCCGCCGCGCTCCCGCGTGCCGATCGCTCTCACGCGATGGAGGCGGCCGGGGCGGTCTTGACGGCGGCCCGCCCCACGGCCGTCAACCTGCGCTGGGCAGTGGAGCGGATGCTGGCGAAGGCGCGGGCGGCTCAGCAGGAGGACGGCGCCGCCTTCGCCGCGCTGCTGCGCCGCGAGGCCGAGGCCATTGCCGAGGAAGACCGCGCCGCCAACAAGGCGATAGGCCGCTGGGGCGAGGCGCTGATCCGCCCGGGCGAGCGCATCCTGACCTACTGCCACACCGGAGGGCTGGCGACCGCGGGGTATGGGACGGCCTTCGGCATCCTGCGGGCGGCCCACGAGGCCGGCAAGGGGATCCATGTATTCGCGTGTGAGACGCGCCCGGTGTTGCAGGGCGCCCGCCTGACCGCTTGGGAACTGCTGCAGTACGGCATCCCCTCTACGCTGATTACGGACAACGCGGCCGGCGCGCTGATGGCCGGCGGCGCGTTGGACCGCGTGATCGTGGGCGCCGATCGGATCGCGGCCAACGGCGACGTTGCCAACAAGATCGGGACATACACGCTGGCGGTGCTGGCGCGGGCCCATGCGCTGCCGTTTATCGTGGCCGCGCCCATCTCGACCGTGGACCTGGCCTGCCCGGACGGCGCCGCGATCCCGATCGAGGAGCGCTCTGCCGCTGAGGTCACCCATTTCATGGGCTGCAGTATCGCACCGGAGGGCATCGCTGTCCGGAACCCGGCCTTCGACGTCACCCCGCATGACTTGGTCACCGCGATCGTCACGGAGGCCGGTGTCGCGGCTCCCCCGTTCGACCGCAGCCTGGCCGCGCTTGCCGGTGCGGCTGATGGGAGCGGATGA